The Ancylothrix sp. D3o sequence GCCGCTGGATATTGGGATGCCGGTGGATGCAAGAAGGCCAGGGGATTTTGGGAGGCCGGCAGATATTGAGACACCGGTGCATTTGTCAGAGCCGGTGTCATGCTCGTCCATGCCTTATTTCATAGAATTTTACAGGCCGGCTTAGGCAAAATATAGATTACCGGCATCCCAGGCAAACATCGGCAACCCAGGCGGACACCGGCCAATCTCATATCCCACATACCCAAATAAACCGGGGCAAATTACTGCACCGACACTCCAGGCGGACACCGGCCAATCTCATATCCCACATACCCAAATAAACCGGGGCAAATCACCCAATACCACCGGCCACCCAATTAACTCCAAATAAAATGCCATCCCCCGTCGGCCCCGTTTAGTCAACCAAATCCAGCAGATCAAGAGCGAACTAAACACCCTGCCGAAACGACAATTTTATGCTTCCAATGATACAAACTCACGTTACATATAAATAGCACGGCTCAGACGAACCCCGAAATCGGCATCCGGATTTGTCGTGGCGTCACCAAGGCGCTCTTGCATCACTGCAACTGCCAAGTCCCGGCGCTTTGGCGATCGTGATGCGTCGGCAGATGCCAGTGCTCCCGCCATTTGTTCACGCGTGAGATCAGTGCAATAGCAGGGCGTGCCGGGTTGCTGACGCCATGAATCGGCAAGCGTGCCGGCGTCGAAAGCATCAAGCCCGGTGTCTTCGACGAGCGCCATCGCCACGGAGCGATCCTTCTCGCGGTCAGCAGCGACAGGGAGGGCGATACGGTCAGGACTTCCAGCAGGCTTGCCCTTAGCGGCGAAAGAGCCAGACCCGATCGCGTTCCACGCCTTGACGATTGGCCGACCTAGCTGTTCGGCTACCCAGAGGCTCTCGACCTGCCCAGCCTCGATGGCATCAATCTTGTCATCGCGGTGGGGATAGTAATTGGACGTGTCGATGACGACTGTCTCGGCTGGTAGGTTGGCGAAGAGCGGCGCGATTGTGGGAATGCGGTTGAGAGGGATCGAGAGGATCACCACGTCAACGTCCTCCACTGCTTGGGCCGTCGAGACCGCGCGTGCGCCCAAAGCCAGCACATCGGCTTCGATGGTCTCTGGGCCGCGAGAGTTCGCTACCTTCACGTCATGTCCGGCAGCACTGAGTTTGCGTGCCAAAGTCTTCCCGATATGGCCAGTGCCTAAGATTCC is a genomic window containing:
- a CDS encoding NAD(P)-binding domain-containing protein, encoding MMDNTKKMNIGILGTGHIGKTLARKLSAAGHDVKVANSRGPETIEADVLALGARAVSTAQAVEDVDVVILSIPLNRIPTIAPLFANLPAETVVIDTSNYYPHRDDKIDAIEAGQVESLWVAEQLGRPIVKAWNAIGSGSFAAKGKPAGSPDRIALPVAADREKDRSVAMALVEDTGLDAFDAGTLADSWRQQPGTPCYCTDLTREQMAGALASADASRSPKRRDLAVAVMQERLGDATTNPDADFGVRLSRAIYM